One Vibrio sp. 16 genomic window carries:
- a CDS encoding DsbE family thiol:disulfide interchange protein, giving the protein MNKKLLFIPLVAFLGLVAIFATQLVKNSQGDDPTKLESVLVGKPVPEFRLEDLAEPGKLYDQAIFKGEPLLLNVWATWCPTCYAEHQYLNHLAGEGVKIIGMNYKDDRTKAIGWLNDLGNPYLISLFDGNGMLGLDLGVYGAPETFLIDANGVIRYRHVGDVNDRNWNEKLKPMYEGLLAEAKQ; this is encoded by the coding sequence CGCATTTTTGGGTTTAGTGGCTATCTTTGCTACTCAGTTGGTAAAAAACTCTCAAGGTGACGACCCAACCAAACTGGAATCTGTCTTGGTGGGTAAACCTGTGCCAGAGTTTCGTCTTGAGGACCTTGCTGAACCGGGTAAATTGTACGATCAAGCAATTTTCAAGGGTGAGCCTCTACTGCTGAACGTATGGGCGACATGGTGTCCTACTTGTTATGCAGAGCACCAATACCTAAACCATCTAGCTGGTGAGGGCGTGAAGATCATTGGTATGAACTACAAAGATGATCGAACCAAAGCGATTGGTTGGTTGAATGATCTTGGTAATCCTTACCTTATTAGCCTGTTTGATGGTAATGGTATGTTGGGATTAGACCTTGGCGTATATGGCGCTCCTGAAACTTTCCTGATTGATGCGAATGGCGTGATTCGATACCGCCATGTTGGAGACGTCAACGATCGCAATTGGAACGAAAAGCTTAAGCCTATGTACGAAGGGCTACTTGCGGAGGCGAAACAATGA